In a single window of the Aridibaculum aurantiacum genome:
- the kynU gene encoding kynureninase: MENTLQYAQQLDQQDPLKEYRNRFHIPQRNGQDAVYLTGNSLGLQPKATKGYIQQELDDWAQLGVEGHVHGKNPWVSYHELFPQQLSKIVGCLPTEVVAMNQLSVNLHLLMVSFYRPTKHRYKIICEAKAFPSDQYALQSQVAFHGYEPADAIVEVSPREGEYTIRHEDILSAIEQHKNELALVLFGGVNYYTGQAFDMKAITAAAHDAGAVAGFDLAHAAGNIPMQLHDWEVDFACWCSYKYLNSSPGGVAGVFIHNKHHKDKSLPRFAGWWGHNKESRFKMGSSFEPIPTAEGWQLSNVPVLTMAAHKASLDVFEEAGFENLVTKSRQLSSYLLFVLDEINATQTQQVTQVITPRGEAEKGCQVSMLMLERGREIFDELINQGVIADWREPNVIRIAPVPLYNSFEDVWQFGDIIKKILS; this comes from the coding sequence ATGGAAAATACATTACAATACGCTCAGCAGCTCGACCAACAAGATCCTTTGAAAGAATACAGGAATAGGTTCCATATTCCACAACGTAACGGACAGGATGCTGTTTACCTAACTGGTAATTCTCTTGGACTTCAACCGAAAGCGACAAAAGGTTATATACAACAAGAACTGGATGATTGGGCACAGCTTGGTGTAGAGGGACATGTGCATGGAAAGAACCCATGGGTATCTTACCACGAATTGTTCCCGCAGCAACTAAGCAAGATCGTTGGTTGTTTACCAACAGAAGTGGTGGCTATGAACCAGCTTAGTGTAAATCTTCACCTGCTGATGGTGAGTTTTTACAGACCGACAAAACATCGTTACAAGATCATTTGCGAAGCAAAGGCATTTCCTTCTGATCAATATGCCTTGCAGTCACAGGTAGCATTTCATGGTTACGAGCCTGCAGACGCCATAGTGGAAGTGTCTCCTCGTGAAGGTGAATACACCATACGTCATGAAGATATTTTGTCTGCCATTGAGCAGCATAAGAATGAGCTGGCATTGGTGTTATTTGGTGGCGTAAATTATTACACTGGTCAAGCGTTTGACATGAAGGCAATAACAGCTGCGGCACACGATGCTGGTGCAGTTGCCGGTTTTGATCTAGCACATGCAGCAGGTAACATTCCCATGCAACTGCACGATTGGGAGGTGGATTTTGCTTGCTGGTGTTCCTACAAATACCTGAACAGTAGCCCTGGTGGCGTGGCAGGTGTTTTTATACATAACAAGCATCACAAAGACAAGTCACTGCCACGCTTTGCTGGTTGGTGGGGGCACAATAAAGAAAGCCGTTTTAAAATGGGCTCATCATTTGAACCGATACCTACTGCAGAAGGATGGCAATTGAGCAATGTGCCTGTTCTTACCATGGCTGCGCACAAAGCATCGTTGGATGTTTTTGAAGAAGCAGGCTTTGAAAATCTAGTTACAAAGAGCAGGCAACTGAGCAGCTACCTGTTGTTTGTTTTAGATGAAATAAATGCAACGCAAACACAACAGGTGACACAGGTGATCACACCACGAGGAGAGGCGGAGAAAGGTTGCCAGGTTAGTATGTTGATGCTGGAAAGAGGAAGAGAGATATTCGATGAACTGATAAATCAAGGAGTGATAGCTGACTGGCGAGAGCCAAATGTCATCAGGATAGCGCCGGTTCCTTTGTACAATTCATTTGAAGATGTATGGCAATTTGGAGATATCATTAAAAAGATATTGAGTTAG
- a CDS encoding YciI family protein has product MKKLVILFLLLAPAFVFSQAKQDTAKAKPVKEFKAGEYTMKQYYFVMLVKGARRSEITDTAVINQLQRGHMANMDSMAKAGKLLVAGPFGDDGNWRGIFIIDADTKEEVEQLLKKDPAIAAGRLDYEIHPWWTAKNSVFK; this is encoded by the coding sequence ATGAAAAAACTTGTAATCCTGTTTCTACTTCTTGCTCCTGCATTTGTTTTTTCTCAAGCTAAACAAGATACAGCCAAGGCAAAACCAGTTAAAGAATTTAAAGCAGGTGAGTACACCATGAAGCAATACTATTTTGTAATGCTAGTGAAAGGTGCACGCCGCAGCGAGATAACAGATACAGCAGTTATCAATCAACTGCAACGCGGCCATATGGCTAATATGGACAGCATGGCCAAAGCAGGAAAACTATTGGTGGCAGGACCATTCGGAGACGATGGTAACTGGCGCGGTATCTTCATCATAGATGCAGATACAAAAGAGGAAGTAGAACAACTTTTGAAGAAAGATCCTGCTATCGCCGCAGGTAGGTTAGACTACGAAATACATCCATGGTGGACCGCCAAGAACAGCGTGTTCAAGTAG
- a CDS encoding 3-hydroxyanthranilate 3,4-dioxygenase — MPVASPFNLKKWIDEHRDLLKPPVGNQCIYKEAENFIVMVVGGPNARKDYHYNKSEELYYQVEGNIELKIIDDGKPRTIPINEGDMFLLPPKTPHSPQRPANTVGLVIEKIREDQENEKDAFMWFCENCGNKLYEEHVFVSDIVKQLPPIMERFYSSEENRTCNNCGSVMEPPVKK; from the coding sequence ATGCCAGTTGCATCTCCTTTCAATCTTAAAAAATGGATCGATGAACATCGTGACCTTCTGAAGCCCCCGGTAGGTAATCAATGCATATATAAAGAAGCAGAGAACTTCATTGTTATGGTAGTTGGCGGCCCCAATGCAAGAAAGGATTACCACTATAATAAAAGCGAGGAGCTGTACTACCAGGTGGAAGGAAACATAGAACTGAAAATCATAGATGATGGTAAGCCACGTACCATCCCCATCAATGAAGGTGATATGTTCCTGCTTCCACCTAAGACGCCGCATTCACCACAGCGCCCGGCTAATACGGTTGGATTGGTGATAGAAAAGATCCGCGAAGACCAAGAAAATGAGAAAGATGCTTTTATGTGGTTCTGCGAAAACTGCGGCAACAAACTATACGAAGAGCATGTGTTTGTAAGTGATATTGTAAAACAGCTTCCACCTATCATGGAGCGTTTTTATTCATCAGAAGAAAACAGGACATGCAATAACTGCGGAAGTGTGATGGAGCCCCCGGTGAAGAAGTAG
- the pyrF gene encoding orotidine-5'-phosphate decarboxylase encodes MNRQQLIQEIYSKGSYLCVGLDTDVTKLPLHLQSHPHGVFEFNKQIIDATKDHCVSYKINTAFFEAMGVKGWEVLQRTVEYIPATHFTIADAKRGDIGNTSAQYAKTFFEVYGFDAVTVAPYMGEDSIRPFLEYEDKVTIVLGLTSNKGSEDFEQLLIHKEHDPLFDASHLVQGPAHEFLYERVLKTVASWGSVDNLMFVVGATKVDQLEHIRNMLPEHFFLVPGVGAQGGSLEEVSKVGLNKDAGLLVNASRAVIYASGGEDFAEAAQRVAKEYSVEMKQQLEVRL; translated from the coding sequence ATGAACCGCCAACAACTCATTCAAGAAATTTATTCTAAAGGTTCCTACCTCTGCGTAGGGCTGGATACAGATGTTACCAAACTTCCTTTACATCTGCAGTCGCATCCTCATGGAGTATTTGAATTCAACAAACAGATCATTGATGCTACCAAAGATCATTGCGTAAGTTATAAGATCAATACTGCATTTTTTGAAGCAATGGGAGTGAAAGGCTGGGAGGTGCTGCAGCGTACGGTTGAATATATTCCTGCTACACATTTCACCATTGCCGATGCCAAGCGCGGTGATATAGGTAATACATCTGCACAATATGCAAAAACCTTCTTCGAGGTGTATGGCTTCGACGCAGTGACCGTTGCGCCTTATATGGGTGAAGATAGTATCCGTCCTTTCCTGGAGTATGAAGACAAGGTGACGATTGTGCTAGGTCTTACTTCTAACAAAGGCAGTGAAGATTTTGAGCAACTGCTTATTCATAAGGAGCATGATCCATTGTTCGATGCCTCACATCTTGTGCAGGGACCGGCACATGAATTCTTGTATGAAAGGGTTTTGAAAACAGTAGCATCATGGGGTTCAGTAGATAATTTGATGTTTGTAGTGGGCGCTACCAAAGTTGATCAGCTGGAGCACATACGCAATATGCTGCCCGAGCATTTCTTCCTGGTGCCTGGCGTGGGTGCACAGGGTGGAAGCCTGGAGGAAGTATCTAAGGTTGGTTTGAATAAAGATGCAGGCCTACTGGTAAATGCAAGCCGCGCTGTTATATATGCTTCAGGGGGAGAAGATTTTGCAGAAGCAGCACAGCGGGTAGCAAAGGAATATTCAGTGGAGATGAAACAGCAACTAGAAGTGAGGTTGTGA
- a CDS encoding RidA family protein — MEMINTENAAKPLGAYPHARRVGNLLFLSGIGPRSAVDNSIPGLEQDAEGNIIAYDIAAECHSVFANVKAVLEASGSSWDKMVDVTVFLTNMKKDFPIYNKIYGEYFSNVQACRTTVEVISLPTPIAIELKVIATID; from the coding sequence ATGGAGATGATCAACACTGAGAATGCAGCTAAACCCCTCGGTGCTTATCCACATGCGCGGAGAGTGGGCAACCTGTTGTTTCTATCAGGAATAGGACCTCGTTCTGCAGTAGATAATTCTATTCCTGGCTTAGAGCAAGATGCAGAAGGAAACATTATAGCATACGATATAGCAGCAGAATGTCATTCGGTATTTGCTAATGTAAAAGCAGTGCTGGAAGCAAGTGGAAGTAGTTGGGATAAGATGGTGGATGTAACGGTTTTTCTTACCAACATGAAAAAAGACTTCCCGATCTATAACAAGATCTATGGTGAGTACTTCAGCAATGTGCAGGCATGCAGGACAACGGTAGAAGTAATTAGCCTTCCAACACCTATAGCAATAGAATTGAAAGTAATTGCTACTATTGATTAA
- the pepT gene encoding peptidase T, with amino-acid sequence MLQSYNFTCSERFMRYVQVDTQSDPQNMDTPSSEKQKDLSKLLAEELQAMGIADAHTDEYGYVYATIPSNTDKDVPVICFCSHVDTAPDCSGTGVKPILHNNYNGEDIVLPADTTQVLSANEFTYLKGHIGHDIITASGDTLLGADDKAGVAEIMDMANYLVTHPEVKHGTIKILFTPDEEVGRGTVKLDMQKLGADFGYTLDGGEEGTLEDETFSADGAVITVHGVSAHPGYAKGYLVNALKIAGEILASLPAKEFSPETTEGREGFVHPVRMEGLAEKATIEFIVRDFTREGLKANAERLQTIAEQVLQRHPKARMEFKVTEQYRNMKEVLDQHPQVVAHAEEAYRRTGLTVRKQSIRGGTDGSKLSFMGLPCPNLFTGMQGIHSKKEWIGVKDMQKAVEVLVNLVQVWEERS; translated from the coding sequence ATGTTACAGTCGTACAATTTTACATGTTCCGAAAGGTTCATGCGCTATGTACAGGTAGATACGCAAAGCGATCCGCAGAACATGGATACTCCTTCTTCTGAAAAGCAAAAGGATCTTTCGAAACTGTTAGCCGAAGAATTGCAGGCCATGGGTATAGCCGATGCGCATACTGATGAATATGGTTATGTATATGCTACCATTCCTTCTAACACTGATAAAGATGTTCCTGTGATTTGTTTTTGTAGCCATGTAGATACAGCACCCGATTGTAGCGGAACAGGTGTCAAACCTATTCTTCATAATAATTATAATGGAGAAGATATAGTACTGCCTGCTGATACAACACAGGTTTTGTCTGCCAATGAATTTACTTACCTGAAGGGGCATATAGGACATGATATTATAACTGCAAGTGGCGATACTTTATTGGGTGCTGATGATAAAGCAGGAGTTGCCGAGATCATGGACATGGCCAATTATCTGGTTACACATCCTGAAGTAAAGCATGGCACCATCAAGATATTATTTACACCTGATGAAGAAGTAGGACGTGGAACAGTAAAGCTGGATATGCAAAAGCTGGGTGCAGATTTCGGATATACTCTAGATGGTGGAGAAGAGGGTACACTGGAAGATGAAACTTTTAGTGCTGATGGTGCTGTCATCACTGTACATGGTGTAAGTGCACACCCGGGTTATGCAAAAGGTTACCTGGTTAATGCTTTGAAGATAGCAGGAGAAATTTTAGCATCCTTACCTGCAAAAGAATTCAGCCCTGAAACAACAGAAGGTCGTGAAGGTTTTGTGCACCCTGTTCGCATGGAAGGTCTTGCAGAAAAGGCAACCATAGAATTTATAGTAAGAGATTTTACAAGAGAAGGGTTGAAGGCAAATGCAGAGCGATTGCAAACAATTGCTGAGCAGGTGTTGCAGCGTCATCCAAAAGCAAGGATGGAGTTTAAAGTAACAGAGCAGTACCGAAATATGAAAGAGGTACTTGACCAACATCCACAAGTGGTGGCACATGCAGAAGAAGCATATAGAAGAACAGGGCTAACGGTGCGCAAGCAAAGTATACGCGGTGGCACCGATGGTAGTAAGTTGAGCTTTATGGGGCTTCCTTGTCCGAACTTGTTTACAGGTATGCAAGGCATTCACAGCAAGAAAGAATGGATAGGTGTAAAGGATATGCAGAAGGCAGTAGAGGTACTGGTAAACCTGGTGCAGGTATGGGAGGAAAGGTCTTAA
- a CDS encoding GxxExxY protein — protein MNDNYLHSEITSNIIAAFYAVYNKLGYGFLEKVYERCLLIELGKLGHHPIAQHPINVHYENHVVGHYIADILVDDKVIVEVKAADALSKEHEAQLTNYLKATDIEVGLLVNFGKKAEFKRKVFSAQYKYHNLPPRT, from the coding sequence ATGAACGATAACTACTTACATAGTGAAATCACGAGCAACATCATTGCGGCATTCTATGCTGTTTATAACAAACTCGGGTACGGCTTCCTTGAGAAGGTGTACGAGAGGTGCCTCTTGATAGAATTAGGAAAGCTAGGGCATCATCCAATTGCTCAACATCCTATCAATGTGCACTATGAGAATCATGTTGTAGGACATTATATTGCAGATATATTAGTTGATGACAAGGTCATTGTAGAGGTTAAGGCCGCTGATGCACTTTCTAAAGAACATGAAGCACAATTGACCAACTATCTTAAAGCAACAGATATTGAAGTTGGTCTCCTGGTAAACTTTGGTAAGAAAGCAGAATTCAAAAGAAAGGTTTTTTCTGCCCAGTATAAGTATCACAACTTACCACCAAGAACATAG
- a CDS encoding FAD-dependent oxidoreductase, producing MSDKKVVIVGAGLVGSLLSIFLAKRGHEVKIYERREDMRSQVVEAGRSINLALSDRGIKALEAVGIAEEVMQIAIPMRGRMIHHADGNKVFQPYGKEGQAINSVSRSELNKKLMDIAEQNNVEIIFRKKCSTINWEKNEVVFDDTTTLNQDFEYPNLIIGADGAYSAARLQHMLSHPMFEYHQYYIDCGYKELAIPAGLNGEYLLDKEALHIWPRKDYMLIALPNLDGSFTGTLFFPFKGDTSFEKLDTEEKVNEFFKQDFPDVVELIPDLAEQFFKNPTSSLVTVKCFPWVRDDKFALIGDAAHAIVPFFGQGMNAGFEDCVVLNQLMDKHGDDWVSLLQEFQTQRKPDADAIADMAVNNFIEMREKTADPKFLLQKKIEARLHDRHPDKWIPAYSQVTFSPHIRYSEALSRGMKQEAIMQEVMQLDNLAEKWDSDEVEWMILEKL from the coding sequence ATGTCAGACAAAAAAGTAGTTATTGTTGGAGCCGGACTTGTGGGCTCATTACTCAGCATTTTTTTAGCTAAACGCGGCCACGAGGTAAAGATCTATGAGCGCAGGGAAGACATGCGATCACAAGTTGTAGAGGCAGGACGATCCATCAATCTTGCGCTAAGCGACAGGGGGATAAAAGCATTGGAAGCAGTAGGCATAGCAGAAGAGGTTATGCAGATAGCAATACCTATGCGCGGAAGAATGATTCATCATGCTGATGGAAATAAAGTCTTTCAGCCTTATGGTAAAGAAGGACAAGCTATCAATTCGGTGTCGCGCAGCGAGCTGAATAAAAAGCTGATGGACATAGCAGAGCAGAATAATGTTGAGATCATCTTCCGAAAGAAATGTTCAACTATCAACTGGGAGAAGAATGAGGTAGTATTTGATGACACAACCACGCTCAATCAGGATTTTGAATATCCAAATCTTATCATAGGTGCGGATGGTGCTTATTCAGCGGCAAGGTTGCAGCATATGTTGTCGCATCCTATGTTTGAGTATCACCAGTATTACATTGATTGTGGTTATAAAGAACTGGCTATTCCTGCTGGTCTTAACGGTGAATACCTGTTAGATAAAGAGGCGTTGCATATTTGGCCACGGAAAGATTATATGTTGATAGCCTTGCCAAACCTTGATGGCAGTTTTACAGGCACGCTGTTCTTTCCATTTAAAGGAGACACATCTTTTGAAAAGCTTGACACAGAGGAAAAGGTGAATGAATTTTTTAAACAGGATTTTCCGGATGTGGTGGAACTGATACCAGACCTGGCAGAACAGTTCTTCAAAAACCCAACATCTTCATTGGTTACAGTAAAATGTTTCCCTTGGGTGCGCGACGATAAGTTTGCTTTAATAGGAGATGCGGCACATGCTATTGTTCCATTCTTTGGACAAGGCATGAATGCTGGTTTCGAAGATTGTGTTGTACTGAATCAACTGATGGACAAGCACGGTGATGACTGGGTTTCATTACTGCAAGAATTTCAAACACAACGTAAGCCTGATGCTGATGCAATAGCCGATATGGCTGTAAATAATTTTATTGAAATGCGGGAGAAGACCGCTGATCCAAAGTTCCTGTTGCAAAAGAAAATAGAAGCACGCTTACACGACAGGCATCCTGATAAATGGATACCAGCTTATTCACAGGTCACGTTCTCACCGCACATTCGTTATTCAGAAGCACTTTCAAGAGGAATGAAACAAGAGGCTATTATGCAAGAGGTAATGCAACTGGATAACCTTGCTGAAAAATGGGACAGCGATGAAGTTGAGTGGATGATTTTGGAGAAGCTTTAA
- a CDS encoding SDR family oxidoreductase, whose product MNLSLEGKNALICGSSQGIGLAIATELALMGANCTLFARNTTSLQEAVLHLDNTLQQEHDTLVADFSKPDEVKQVIEQYVKDKPVHILINNTGGPAAGPIVDAGEEQFLAAFNQHLICNHILTQAVVSSMKAAGYGRIINIISTSVKVPLKNLGVSNTIRGAVASWAKTMSNELAEFGITVNNVLPGATKTQRLSSIINNNANKQQKEIEQVELEMQKEIPAKRFGEPGEIAAVAAFLATPAAAYVNGTSIPVDGGRTGAI is encoded by the coding sequence ATGAATCTATCTCTTGAAGGAAAGAACGCGCTTATCTGTGGCAGCAGCCAGGGCATTGGATTAGCGATAGCAACGGAGTTAGCATTGATGGGTGCTAACTGTACTTTATTTGCCCGCAATACTACAAGCCTGCAAGAAGCTGTACTACATCTTGATAATACGCTTCAACAGGAGCATGATACATTGGTTGCTGATTTTTCAAAACCAGATGAAGTGAAGCAGGTAATTGAGCAGTATGTAAAAGATAAGCCTGTTCATATTCTCATCAATAATACGGGGGGGCCGGCAGCAGGTCCCATAGTTGATGCAGGTGAAGAACAATTTCTTGCCGCTTTTAATCAACATCTTATTTGCAATCATATCCTCACGCAAGCTGTTGTATCATCTATGAAAGCTGCTGGTTATGGACGTATCATTAACATCATATCAACATCCGTAAAAGTTCCTTTGAAAAATCTTGGTGTTTCAAATACCATCCGAGGCGCTGTGGCTTCATGGGCCAAGACAATGAGTAATGAACTTGCAGAATTTGGTATCACTGTGAACAATGTTCTTCCTGGTGCTACTAAGACGCAAAGGCTGAGTAGTATCATCAACAATAACGCAAACAAGCAGCAAAAGGAGATAGAACAGGTAGAGCTGGAAATGCAAAAAGAAATTCCGGCTAAACGTTTTGGAGAACCCGGAGAGATAGCTGCCGTGGCTGCATTTTTAGCAACGCCTGCTGCTGCTTATGTCAACGGAACCAGCATACCTGTAGATGGCGGTAGGACAGGAGCAATTTGA
- a CDS encoding aldehyde dehydrogenase: protein MDLAIPYHLENYIDGALAPPSNGKFIENINPATAEVFSHTPDSDDTDIELAVSAAKKAFASWSVTPVEERFKVLNKIAELIDANLETLALAETTDNGKPLWLSKRVDIPRASSNFRFFATGILHFSTESHNMEDKVINYTLRQPVGIVGCISPWNLPLYLFTWKIAPAIAAGNCVIAKPSEVTPVTAYLLSKICIEAGLPAGVLNIVHGTGPGAGEAIVKHPAIKAISFTGSTRAGERIASLAAPKFKKLSLELGGKNPNIIFADCDWKKMMDTTLRSSFANQGQICLCGSRILVEEFIYEKFKAEFVERTQQLTVGDPMDPSSKQGAIVSKVHFEKVMKCIETAKEEGGTILCGGNAVRPEGRCANGYFIEPTIIEGLGPACNTNVEEIFGPVVTLQSFRNEEEALQLANECNYGLAATIWTQDISKANRVAAKVEAGIIWVNCWLVRDLRTPFGGMKNSGVGREGGWEALRFFTEAKNVCVEI, encoded by the coding sequence ATGGATCTTGCCATACCATATCATCTTGAGAATTACATCGACGGAGCTTTAGCTCCACCGTCTAATGGTAAGTTCATTGAGAACATTAATCCAGCTACAGCTGAAGTTTTTTCTCATACACCTGATAGTGATGATACAGATATAGAACTGGCCGTGAGTGCAGCAAAGAAAGCATTTGCATCTTGGTCTGTTACGCCAGTAGAAGAGCGATTTAAAGTGCTTAATAAAATAGCAGAATTGATAGATGCTAATCTTGAGACACTGGCACTAGCAGAAACAACAGACAATGGTAAACCGCTTTGGTTGAGTAAGCGTGTGGATATTCCAAGAGCATCTTCAAATTTCCGCTTCTTTGCAACAGGCATTTTGCACTTTAGCACCGAAAGCCATAATATGGAGGACAAGGTGATCAACTATACCCTGCGGCAGCCTGTTGGTATAGTTGGATGCATAAGCCCATGGAACCTGCCGCTTTATTTATTTACATGGAAAATAGCACCTGCAATTGCAGCAGGTAATTGTGTGATAGCAAAGCCTTCAGAGGTTACACCTGTTACAGCATATTTGCTCAGTAAAATTTGCATAGAAGCAGGACTTCCTGCCGGAGTGTTGAATATTGTGCATGGTACTGGTCCAGGTGCCGGCGAAGCAATAGTAAAACATCCAGCAATCAAGGCCATTTCATTTACAGGTAGTACACGCGCTGGTGAAAGAATAGCATCACTTGCTGCACCGAAATTTAAGAAGCTTTCGCTAGAGCTCGGCGGCAAAAACCCCAACATCATTTTTGCTGATTGTGACTGGAAAAAGATGATGGACACCACACTGCGTTCATCATTTGCAAACCAGGGACAGATCTGCTTGTGCGGCAGCCGCATACTAGTGGAAGAGTTTATCTATGAAAAATTCAAAGCTGAGTTTGTAGAACGGACGCAACAACTTACAGTAGGTGATCCAATGGATCCGTCCTCTAAACAAGGCGCTATTGTGAGCAAGGTTCATTTTGAAAAAGTGATGAAATGTATAGAGACCGCTAAGGAAGAGGGCGGTACGATATTGTGTGGCGGTAATGCCGTACGGCCAGAGGGACGCTGTGCAAATGGATATTTTATTGAACCAACAATCATAGAAGGATTAGGTCCTGCATGCAATACTAATGTGGAAGAGATCTTCGGACCTGTTGTTACGCTTCAATCGTTCAGGAATGAAGAAGAAGCGCTGCAGTTAGCCAATGAATGTAACTACGGCCTTGCAGCCACTATCTGGACACAGGATATATCCAAAGCCAATCGTGTAGCCGCCAAAGTAGAAGCAGGCATCATTTGGGTAAACTGCTGGCTGGTACGCGACCTTCGCACCCCATTCGGCGGAATGAAAAATAGTGGCGTAGGACGAGAAGGCGGATGGGAAGCTTTACGATTTTTTACAGAGGCAAAAAATGTGTGCGTGGAAATATAA
- a CDS encoding SGNH/GDSL hydrolase family protein, whose protein sequence is MSNHIHSYLALGDSYTIGESLPIFESFPYQVVQMLRKKNMLFHAAEIVAKTGWTTFELAEHLIHTQLNQQYDFVTLLIGVNNQYRGLSAKDYEADFEFLLKKAVHLAGDKADHVIVLSIPDWGATPFAEGRDKEKIASEIDAFNSINERISKLYSCQYINITPGTREAANDASLVAADKLHPSAKEYERWAAQVAEVVEGRLVYKLIS, encoded by the coding sequence ATGTCAAATCACATCCACTCTTACCTGGCTTTAGGAGACTCTTATACAATAGGTGAAAGCCTTCCTATTTTCGAGTCGTTCCCGTACCAGGTGGTGCAGATGCTTCGAAAGAAAAACATGCTTTTTCATGCTGCGGAAATTGTTGCAAAAACCGGATGGACAACTTTTGAGTTGGCAGAGCACCTGATACACACGCAGCTAAACCAGCAATACGATTTTGTAACGCTGTTAATTGGAGTCAACAACCAGTACAGGGGCTTATCAGCGAAAGATTATGAAGCAGATTTTGAGTTCCTGCTAAAAAAGGCTGTACACTTAGCTGGTGATAAAGCAGATCATGTAATTGTGTTATCTATTCCTGATTGGGGAGCAACTCCTTTTGCAGAAGGTCGAGATAAAGAAAAAATAGCTTCTGAGATTGATGCATTCAACAGCATCAATGAGCGCATATCAAAGTTGTATAGCTGCCAATATATCAACATTACTCCAGGTACACGCGAAGCAGCAAATGATGCATCATTGGTAGCTGCTGATAAACTACATCCTTCTGCAAAAGAATATGAACGGTGGGCAGCGCAGGTGGCAGAGGTGGTGGAGGGAAGGTTGGTTTATAAGTTGATTAGTTGA
- a CDS encoding amidohydrolase family protein, translated as MKIDIHTHIMPEHMPNWTKKFGYGEFIHLEHRNCEACMMKGEKQFRVVEQNCFKVEERVKDMDATGVSMQVLSTIPVLFNYWASAKDGHETSRFLNDHIAEEVDRQPDRFIGIGTVPLQDIDLAIKEMERCVKELRMPGLEIGSNINGKNLSDPSFFPFYEAAEKLGCALFVHPWEMIGEEQMQKYWLPWLVGMPAETTRAICSMIFGGVFEKFPKLRVAFAHGGGSFPYTLGRIEHGFDVRPDLVAVDNPVSPRNYLDHFWVDSLVHDPKTMHYLLDVMGNNKICLGSDYPFPLGEHHPGKLIEEMTLEPGVKEMLLFKNAKDWLAIQ; from the coding sequence ATGAAAATCGACATTCACACCCACATTATGCCGGAGCATATGCCTAACTGGACAAAGAAGTTTGGCTATGGCGAGTTTATTCACCTGGAGCACCGCAACTGCGAGGCATGTATGATGAAGGGAGAAAAACAGTTTCGTGTTGTAGAACAGAATTGTTTCAAAGTAGAAGAAAGAGTAAAGGATATGGATGCCACGGGTGTGTCCATGCAAGTACTTTCTACTATTCCTGTTCTGTTTAACTACTGGGCTAGTGCAAAAGATGGACATGAAACATCGAGGTTTCTCAATGATCATATTGCAGAAGAAGTAGACCGGCAGCCGGATCGTTTTATAGGCATCGGCACTGTGCCTTTGCAGGATATTGATCTTGCCATCAAAGAAATGGAGCGGTGTGTGAAGGAGCTACGGATGCCGGGTCTTGAGATCGGTTCCAACATAAACGGCAAGAACCTGAGTGATCCATCATTCTTTCCTTTCTATGAAGCTGCAGAAAAACTAGGCTGTGCGCTGTTTGTTCACCCATGGGAAATGATAGGCGAAGAGCAGATGCAAAAGTACTGGCTGCCATGGCTGGTTGGTATGCCAGCCGAAACTACAAGAGCTATATGTTCTATGATCTTTGGTGGTGTGTTTGAGAAGTTTCCAAAACTGCGCGTTGCCTTTGCACATGGCGGCGGTTCATTCCCCTATACGCTAGGCAGAATAGAACATGGCTTCGATGTAAGACCAGATCTTGTTGCTGTTGACAACCCTGTTTCTCCACGCAACTATCTTGATCACTTTTGGGTTGATAGCCTGGTGCACGATCCTAAAACAATGCATTACCTGCTGGATGTAATGGGCAATAACAAAATATGCCTTGGCAGCGACTATCCTTTTCCTCTTGGTGAACATCACCCTGGAAAGTTGATAGAAGAAATGACTTTGGAACCGGGGGTAAAAGAGATGCTGCTCTTTAAGAATGCGAAGGATTGGCTGGCCATTCAATAA